Part of the Permianibacter fluminis genome, AATGAGAACAACGCCATCACGCTCAGCCGCGATACCAAGGAAACCCAAATCCAGCTGACACTGAAGGTCGACGGTTCGCGCCAAGTCGCGATTGATACCGGCCTGCCGTTCTTCAATCACCTGCTGGAGCAGCTCGCTTTTCACGCTGGCTGGGATCTGACACTGCAAGCCAATGGCGATACCGAAATCGACGATCACCATCTGATTGAGGATGTCGCGATTGTGCTCGGCATGGCCATCGACCAGCTCCGCCAGACCCGTCCCGGCCTCGTCCGTTACGGCCAGCGCCTGCTGCCGATGGACGAAACGCTGGTGTTGTGCGCGGTGGATTTGAGTGGCCGCGCCGCTGCCGTCATCAACCTGCCGTTCACCCGCGAAGCAGTTGGCGGCCTTGCCACCGAAATGTGGCCGCATTTTTTTAAAACGCTGGCAAGCAAGGGCCAGTTCGCGCTGCACTTGAAAACCGAATACTTCGACAACCATCACCACCTGATCGAAGCGAGTTTCAAGGCGTTGGCGCGAGCATTGAAAGAAGCGTTGGCGGTGCAAAGCAATAGCGTGACCAGCACCAAAGGCACGTTGTGAATTTCGTGGGAGCGGCCTTGGCCGCGATTGTCTTACACAGAATCGCGGCCAAGGCCGCTCCTACAAAGACAGGAAAGTGCAATGACCAGCAGTAATTCGCGCATCGGCATCATCGACACCGGCGCTGGCAATCTTGCCAGCTTGCAGGCGGCGGTCGAGCGCGCCGGTCGCATCGCCGTGCGGCTGAAAACCCCGCAACTCGATGGCATCGATCAGTTGATCATCCCTGGCCAGGGCCGGTTCGGTCCGGTCATGCAGACACTGGAAGAGCGGCAATGGCTGCCGGCTCTGAGCAGCTGGTTCAAAAATGATCAACCGCTGCTCGGCATCTGTGTTGGCCTGCAGGTGCTGTTCGATGCCAGTGAAGAAGATCCGGGTGTTCGTGGTCTCGGTTTTCTGCGCGGTGAAGTGCGGCGCCTGCACAGTCCCAAGCAGCCGATGATGGGCTGGGCGCCGGTGGTATTCGACAGCGGCAACGATGAACCGAACGGTGATGCCTATTTCGTCAACAGCTTTGTCGTGCCGAGCGCACAGGAGGCCATTGCATGGACCCAATACGGCGAACGCTTTTGCGCCGTCGTGCGCGTCGGCACCTGGACAGCTTGTCAGTTTCATCCGGAAAAATCCGGCGCCTACGGCGCGACGCTGCTCGATCGCTGGCTGGTGAAATGATGATGAGCGACACCACCAATACCACCAGCAACACCCTGCGCAAACGCATCCTGCCCTGCCTCGACATGCGCGATGGTCGAGTCGTCAAAGGCGTGAAATTTGTCGGTCTGCAGGATCTGGGAGACCCGGTTGAACTGGCGCTGCGCTACGAACAGCAGGGTGCTGACGAGATCGTGTTGCTTGACATCAGCGCCAGCCCCGAGGGCCGCAAAACCCAACTCGATGTGATTGGCCGCGTTGCCGGCAACCTGTCGATTCCGTTCACGGTCGGCGGCGGCATCCGGGTGCTGGACGATATCTGGGCTTTGCTCGATGCCGGTGCCGACAAGGTTTCGATCAATTCGGCGGCGCTTAACCAGCCTGGCCTCATCGACGCGGCCAGCCAGCAATTCGGCAGCCAGTGCATTGTCGTGGCGATCGATTTCTTGCTGGCTCCCGACTCTTTGTACGAAGTGGTCAGCCATGGCGGCCGCACCCGCACCGGTCGCAATACCCGCGACTGGGCACGTGAAGCGGTGCAGCGCGGCGCCGGCGAACTGCTGCTGACCTGCATCGATCGCGATGGCACCGGTGAAGGTTTTGAGCTTGGTCTGACCGGCGAATTGGCGCGCACCCTATCGGTGCCGGTTGTCGCGTCCGGTGGTGCGCGTACCGCGCAGCATTTTGTTGAAGCATTTGAACAGGGAATTGATGCCGGACTGGCGGCGGGCATTTTTCACAGGAATGAACTGTCGATTCCTGAGTTGAAGCTCGCGCTGCAGCGAGCTGGTGTGGACGTACGTATTTGATTCTAACTCCCCTCCTTGTCAAGGGCGCAGCGGGGAGTAAA contains:
- the hisH gene encoding imidazole glycerol phosphate synthase subunit HisH, giving the protein MTSSNSRIGIIDTGAGNLASLQAAVERAGRIAVRLKTPQLDGIDQLIIPGQGRFGPVMQTLEERQWLPALSSWFKNDQPLLGICVGLQVLFDASEEDPGVRGLGFLRGEVRRLHSPKQPMMGWAPVVFDSGNDEPNGDAYFVNSFVVPSAQEAIAWTQYGERFCAVVRVGTWTACQFHPEKSGAYGATLLDRWLVK
- the hisB gene encoding imidazoleglycerol-phosphate dehydratase HisB, with translation MTSANNENNAITLSRDTKETQIQLTLKVDGSRQVAIDTGLPFFNHLLEQLAFHAGWDLTLQANGDTEIDDHHLIEDVAIVLGMAIDQLRQTRPGLVRYGQRLLPMDETLVLCAVDLSGRAAAVINLPFTREAVGGLATEMWPHFFKTLASKGQFALHLKTEYFDNHHHLIEASFKALARALKEALAVQSNSVTSTKGTL
- the hisF gene encoding imidazole glycerol phosphate synthase subunit HisF, with the protein product MSDTTNTTSNTLRKRILPCLDMRDGRVVKGVKFVGLQDLGDPVELALRYEQQGADEIVLLDISASPEGRKTQLDVIGRVAGNLSIPFTVGGGIRVLDDIWALLDAGADKVSINSAALNQPGLIDAASQQFGSQCIVVAIDFLLAPDSLYEVVSHGGRTRTGRNTRDWAREAVQRGAGELLLTCIDRDGTGEGFELGLTGELARTLSVPVVASGGARTAQHFVEAFEQGIDAGLAAGIFHRNELSIPELKLALQRAGVDVRI